A single window of Gemmatimonadota bacterium DNA harbors:
- a CDS encoding FAD-binding oxidoreductase, whose translation MILGGGAGFVYSSIRLFVYSHFVRCEMNELMVVAFLLALVFLFIRGRRAFASKDRFYEGAEGERFAHKWGYKDTRFEFDDDRTVRVTGTRYPLCGYRMPYFLSFVEEVLDVPVRPEDMGQEVEHRDLPAPVANDEFLRGVREALSEDGVSQEDIERLVHSHGQLSVDEVYQILYHRPPERLVDVVLFPEEDADIQAVIQLANDHNVVLVPYGGGTNVSGALAIPTSETRMVASVDMRRMNRIVQVDEENFQACVQAGISGKQLEIALNELGYTSGHDPDSLEFSTLGGWIATNASGMKKNRYGNIEDIVIEATLVTPTGEVKTHHATPRNSTGVQPRSFLFGSEGNLGIITRATIKIHKQPEAQAFGSLVFPSFERGVAYLKALRQTGQIPASIRLVNNTELQLGQALKPEVKGFKKLQQDIQQFFLVKVKGFDPERLVACTIVMEGTKDEVRQQAKTIFRLAKKYGGISGGAHRGERGYMLTFGIAYIRDFFTQFHILGETFETSVPWTNIHDVIGAVEKKLFVLCEEYSVPGKPFLAYRVTQTYHTGVCIYFTMGFCAQGLEDSVGVYHAIERRLRQEILDHGGSLSHHHGVGKLRSGFLPQIQSENSIAVLRQMKKAMDPNNIFAIGNGAFAD comes from the coding sequence GTGATTTTGGGTGGTGGGGCGGGATTCGTCTATTCGTCTATTCGTCTATTCGTCTATTCGCACTTTGTGAGGTGTGAAATGAATGAACTGATGGTTGTCGCTTTTTTACTGGCGCTGGTATTTTTGTTCATTAGAGGGCGTCGCGCTTTTGCCAGTAAAGACCGTTTTTATGAGGGGGCAGAAGGCGAGCGGTTTGCTCACAAGTGGGGGTATAAGGATACGCGGTTTGAGTTTGACGATGATAGGACCGTGCGAGTGACGGGAACGCGGTATCCGTTGTGTGGCTATCGGATGCCGTATTTTTTGTCTTTTGTCGAAGAGGTGCTCGATGTGCCGGTCCGTCCCGAAGATATGGGGCAAGAGGTCGAGCACCGCGATTTGCCTGCACCCGTGGCAAATGATGAATTTTTAAGGGGGGTGCGCGAGGCGCTCAGTGAAGATGGGGTTTCTCAAGAGGATATAGAGCGTCTGGTGCATAGTCATGGGCAGTTGAGTGTGGATGAGGTGTATCAAATTTTGTACCATCGGCCGCCCGAACGCCTGGTGGATGTGGTGTTGTTTCCAGAGGAAGACGCGGATATTCAGGCTGTTATTCAGCTTGCAAATGACCACAATGTGGTGCTGGTGCCTTATGGCGGCGGGACGAATGTGAGCGGTGCGCTCGCTATTCCGACTTCAGAGACGCGGATGGTCGCGTCGGTGGATATGCGTCGAATGAATCGCATTGTGCAGGTGGATGAAGAGAATTTTCAGGCGTGTGTGCAAGCGGGTATTTCGGGTAAGCAATTGGAGATTGCGCTAAATGAATTGGGATACACGTCGGGACACGATCCCGATAGTCTGGAGTTTTCAACCCTGGGGGGATGGATTGCGACCAATGCCAGTGGTATGAAAAAGAACCGGTATGGCAATATTGAGGATATTGTGATAGAGGCCACGCTGGTGACGCCGACGGGGGAGGTGAAGACACACCATGCGACACCGCGCAATTCGACAGGTGTGCAGCCCAGGTCGTTTTTGTTTGGTAGCGAGGGCAATTTGGGGATTATTACCCGGGCGACGATAAAGATTCACAAACAGCCCGAAGCACAGGCGTTCGGTTCGCTGGTATTTCCGTCATTTGAACGGGGTGTGGCTTACCTGAAGGCTCTTCGGCAAACGGGGCAAATTCCGGCGAGCATTCGGCTGGTGAACAATACGGAATTACAGCTTGGGCAGGCGCTGAAGCCCGAGGTAAAAGGGTTCAAGAAGCTCCAACAGGATATTCAGCAATTTTTTTTGGTTAAGGTCAAGGGATTTGACCCAGAGCGGTTGGTGGCGTGTACGATTGTGATGGAGGGCACAAAAGACGAGGTTCGGCAGCAGGCAAAGACGATTTTTCGTTTGGCGAAGAAATACGGTGGTATTTCGGGCGGAGCGCACAGGGGGGAGCGGGGGTATATGTTGACGTTTGGCATTGCGTATATTCGCGATTTTTTTACTCAGTTTCACATTTTGGGCGAGACATTTGAGACTTCTGTGCCGTGGACTAATATTCACGACGTTATAGGTGCGGTGGAAAAGAAGCTATTTGTTTTGTGTGAAGAATACAGTGTGCCGGGCAAGCCCTTTCTGGCTTATCGCGTGACGCAGACCTATCACACGGGCGTGTGCATTTATTTTACAATGGGTTTTTGCGCGCAGGGACTTGAAGATTCGGTTGGCGTTTATCACGCGATTGAACGCCGGCTGCGGCAGGAGATTTTAGACCACGGGGGGTCTTTGTCGCACCATCACGGCGTGGGCAAGCTCCGCAGTGGCTTTTTGCCGCAGATTCAAAGCGAAAATAGCATTGCAGTGTTGCGGCAGATGAAAAAGGCGATGGATCCGAATAATATCTTTGCCATTGGCAATGGGGCGTTTGCGGATTGA
- the rnc gene encoding ribonuclease III, whose product MLRELKGGGFIRLETVLQTIRRWSASGRVRSQEELQRKLGYTFSNTALLEQALKHRSHVYVTQEGSIASNERLEFLGDAVLDLIVTEHLYNQFKNKREGELTQIKSLLVSKVVLAEKGRKIQLGEYLYLSKEEISSGGRQRTSIIGDAFEALLGAIYLDGGLEAARSFVVRTILTNVEEILADGNYLNFKSLLLEHTQSTGQGHPRYQPISEEGPDHRKIFFIEVTLQGDRLGEGQGRSKKEAQQMAAKDALRHLGLH is encoded by the coding sequence ATGCTCCGAGAATTGAAAGGGGGCGGTTTTATCCGACTCGAAACCGTCTTGCAAACAATCAGACGCTGGTCCGCAAGCGGCAGAGTGCGTTCCCAGGAAGAACTCCAACGCAAACTCGGTTACACCTTTTCCAACACCGCTTTGCTCGAACAAGCCCTTAAACACCGGTCCCATGTTTACGTCACTCAAGAAGGCAGCATTGCTTCCAACGAACGCCTGGAATTTTTGGGCGACGCAGTGCTCGATCTCATTGTGACAGAACATCTCTACAATCAGTTTAAAAATAAAAGAGAAGGCGAACTCACACAGATCAAGTCTCTGCTCGTTAGCAAGGTAGTTCTGGCCGAAAAAGGCCGCAAAATCCAACTCGGAGAATATCTCTATTTAAGCAAAGAAGAAATCTCATCTGGGGGGCGCCAACGCACCTCAATTATCGGCGATGCTTTTGAAGCACTCTTAGGTGCGATTTATCTCGATGGTGGGCTTGAAGCTGCTCGCTCATTTGTCGTACGCACAATTCTAACCAATGTTGAAGAAATCCTCGCCGACGGCAACTACCTCAACTTCAAAAGCCTGCTTCTCGAACACACGCAAAGTACGGGACAGGGCCATCCGCGATATCAGCCCATATCCGAAGAAGGCCCGGATCACCGAAAAATTTTCTTTATTGAAGTAACCCTCCAGGGCGATCGATTGGGCGAAGGACAGGGGCGCAGTAAAAAAGAAGCCCAACAGATGGCCGCAAAAGACGCGCTCAGACATCTGGGCCTGCACTAA
- a CDS encoding SDR family oxidoreductase, with amino-acid sequence MSVVIPFLNHKVLFVTGATGFLAKGLVGKILCQAPDVGRIYLMVRPQRRGGGKPISAEDRLQREILRSSAFTRLRAELGDRFDAVMREKVIAVPSDLTQDHLGMDAETYTRLTREVDIVINSAANVVFDAPLDLALAQNTLGARRVVEFARACRDAVLVHVSTAYVNGRQKRIISEDAPVPDQTVAQQMGNGRVPDYSLDSEIEDILAYSREVEASSRSPERFAEFTRLLDRQDRGKRVTAHRREHQLEALRQRWVQERMVARGIKRGRELGWHDSYSFTKAMGEQMIARTRGDLPTVIVRPSIIESSLSDPEPGWLEGLKVADPLIVHYGKGRLTDFPARPEAILDVIPVDIIINVIIGVLPSVRANTDLKVYHVTTSAKNPVTVGEVVQYVYEYFVNNPMHDRNGKPIAVTQWTYPTLSQFRRKLRYKYLLPLKILQWALNRVPLVDVSKQKRQLSILNATLENTLSLTDIYGSYISLNCVFQNDNMNQLFDSLDAEDKEIFNCDVSRIDWPSYVKEVHIPGLQRHVLKTGV; translated from the coding sequence ATGAGTGTCGTTATTCCGTTTTTGAACCACAAGGTTCTTTTTGTTACGGGTGCAACGGGTTTTTTAGCCAAGGGATTGGTGGGAAAAATTCTTTGCCAGGCGCCAGATGTTGGGCGCATTTATCTCATGGTGCGCCCCCAAAGGCGGGGAGGGGGCAAGCCCATTAGTGCCGAAGACAGGCTGCAAAGGGAGATTTTGCGATCCAGTGCCTTTACGCGATTGCGCGCAGAACTCGGAGATCGTTTTGATGCTGTGATGCGCGAAAAAGTCATTGCCGTACCGAGCGATTTGACACAAGACCACCTCGGCATGGACGCCGAGACATATACGCGGTTGACCCGTGAAGTCGATATTGTGATAAATAGCGCAGCCAATGTGGTTTTTGATGCGCCTCTGGATCTGGCTCTGGCGCAAAATACGCTTGGGGCCAGGCGCGTGGTCGAATTTGCCAGGGCGTGTCGCGATGCTGTGCTCGTGCACGTTTCGACGGCTTATGTCAATGGACGGCAAAAGAGAATCATTTCTGAAGACGCGCCCGTGCCGGATCAAACTGTGGCACAACAGATGGGAAATGGTCGCGTGCCCGATTATAGTCTGGATTCAGAAATTGAAGATATTCTGGCGTATAGTCGCGAAGTAGAGGCGTCGTCGCGGAGTCCCGAACGATTTGCGGAATTTACGCGGCTGCTGGACCGGCAGGACCGGGGCAAACGCGTTACAGCGCATCGGCGAGAACACCAGTTGGAGGCTTTGCGTCAGCGCTGGGTGCAGGAACGGATGGTGGCACGCGGCATAAAGCGCGGGCGAGAGTTGGGCTGGCACGACAGTTATTCTTTTACCAAAGCCATGGGCGAGCAGATGATTGCCAGGACCCGGGGCGATTTGCCAACCGTGATCGTGCGTCCTTCTATTATTGAGAGCAGTCTGTCCGATCCAGAGCCGGGATGGCTGGAGGGGCTAAAAGTGGCCGACCCCCTTATTGTACACTACGGCAAGGGGCGTTTAACGGATTTCCCCGCACGCCCTGAAGCAATTTTAGACGTTATTCCCGTGGATATTATTATCAATGTGATTATCGGTGTTTTGCCTTCTGTGCGTGCAAATACCGATTTGAAGGTTTATCATGTGACGACAAGTGCAAAGAATCCGGTCACGGTAGGTGAGGTCGTCCAGTATGTGTACGAGTATTTTGTGAACAACCCAATGCACGACCGCAATGGCAAGCCCATTGCGGTGACGCAGTGGACCTATCCGACGCTATCACAATTTCGTCGAAAGTTGCGCTATAAGTATTTATTGCCACTCAAAATTTTGCAATGGGCACTAAACAGGGTGCCTTTGGTCGATGTTTCAAAGCAGAAACGCCAATTGTCGATTTTAAATGCTACTTTGGAAAATACACTGTCGCTTACCGATATTTACGGCTCTTATATTTCTCTGAATTGCGTATTTCAAAACGACAATATGAATCAGTTGTTTGACAGTCTGGATGCAGAAGATAAAGAGATTTTTAATTGTGATGTTTCGCGCATAGATTGGCCCTCTTATGTAAAAGAGGTTCACATTCCCGGCTTGCAACGCCATGTACTCAAGACCGGTGTTTAG
- a CDS encoding acyl carrier protein, whose product MTDDIQQKVTDLIVDQLGVDADSVNADAHFIDDLGADSLDTVELVMAFEEEFDMEISDEDAEKLETVGDAIAYLDEHLD is encoded by the coding sequence ATGACCGATGATATTCAACAAAAAGTTACCGACCTGATCGTTGACCAACTCGGCGTCGATGCCGATAGCGTCAATGCCGACGCCCATTTTATTGACGATCTGGGTGCGGACTCGCTCGATACAGTCGAACTGGTCATGGCTTTCGAAGAAGAATTTGACATGGAAATTTCCGATGAAGACGCCGAGAAGCTCGAAACAGTTGGCGACGCCATCGCATACTTAGACGAGCATCTGGATTAA
- the fabF gene encoding beta-ketoacyl-ACP synthase II, which produces MNRQRRVVITGMGTLAPNGNTTESYWEALCNGQTGVGPITKFDTTDFRVQFAAEVKNFDPAHFGIDRRSQRRMDLFTQYAIASSVQAVESAGLDIGNEQAERIGVVFGSGIGGIQTFEDQYEAYRKDGPRRISPLFVPMMIPDMSAGQVSIYLGAKGPNYTTVTACASAAHAIGNAAREIWDDEADVMITGGAEAAITPMSVGGFAAARTLSTRNDAPTQASRPFDADRDGFVIGEGAGGLVLEELERATQRGATIYAEVVGTGYTGDAYHITGMAPGGEGGARALCRAMRQAQINPEDVSYINAHGTSTPVGDPAETAAIKSVFGDRAKKLAVSSTKSMTGHLLGASGAIETIAATLAVHHNVVPPTINYETPDPECDLDYVPNEAREIPVEIAISNSFGFGGHNAVLILRKFRN; this is translated from the coding sequence GTGAACAGACAGCGCAGAGTGGTCATCACCGGCATGGGCACACTTGCCCCCAACGGCAATACCACAGAAAGCTATTGGGAAGCATTGTGCAACGGCCAAACAGGTGTTGGTCCCATAACAAAATTTGACACTACCGATTTCCGGGTGCAATTTGCCGCCGAAGTCAAAAACTTTGACCCAGCGCACTTTGGCATTGACCGTCGAAGCCAGCGGCGCATGGATCTCTTTACCCAATACGCCATTGCATCATCTGTCCAAGCCGTGGAAAGTGCAGGCCTCGATATCGGTAATGAACAGGCCGAACGCATCGGGGTTGTATTCGGCTCGGGCATTGGCGGCATTCAAACCTTTGAAGACCAGTACGAAGCCTATCGCAAAGATGGCCCAAGACGCATCAGTCCACTTTTTGTGCCCATGATGATCCCCGACATGTCCGCAGGTCAAGTATCCATTTACCTCGGTGCCAAAGGTCCCAATTATACCACCGTCACAGCTTGCGCCTCGGCAGCCCATGCCATTGGCAACGCAGCCCGCGAAATTTGGGACGACGAAGCCGATGTCATGATTACGGGGGGGGCAGAAGCCGCCATTACCCCAATGTCAGTCGGTGGATTTGCCGCGGCGCGAACCCTTTCAACCCGCAACGATGCCCCAACGCAAGCCAGCCGTCCCTTTGACGCAGACCGGGATGGATTTGTAATTGGAGAAGGCGCTGGAGGGCTTGTTCTGGAAGAACTCGAACGCGCAACACAACGGGGTGCCACGATCTATGCCGAAGTTGTAGGGACTGGCTATACTGGCGATGCCTATCACATTACCGGTATGGCACCTGGCGGCGAAGGGGGTGCCCGCGCCCTGTGCCGCGCCATGCGACAGGCGCAGATCAACCCCGAAGACGTGTCTTATATCAACGCACACGGCACATCAACACCTGTGGGCGATCCGGCAGAAACAGCCGCTATCAAATCCGTATTTGGCGACCGGGCCAAAAAACTCGCTGTCAGTTCGACAAAATCCATGACCGGACATCTTTTGGGGGCGTCGGGTGCGATAGAAACCATCGCAGCAACCCTGGCAGTTCACCACAATGTGGTACCGCCCACGATCAACTATGAGACACCCGATCCAGAATGCGACCTCGATTACGTGCCCAATGAAGCGCGAGAAATACCCGTTGAAATCGCCATCAGTAACTCCTTTGGCTTTGGTGGTCACAACGCAGTACTCATCCTGCGTAAGTTTCGCAACTAA
- a CDS encoding ketoacyl-ACP synthase III, with protein MKKPFTATISGVGHYVPEQKLTNADLEKMVDTSDEWITSRTGIRERRILDEGLGTSFMALKSLESILHNKGLDARDIDLIIVATITPDMVFPSAACLVQDQIGATNAWAFDLSAACSGFLYALMVGGQFIETGAHKRVVVIGADKMSSITDYADRETCVLFGDGAGAVLLEPGEPDLGLKDFILYSDGSGVKYLRQPAGGSLLPASRETVKKKMHYIYQDGREVFKFAVPKMAEVSAQILERNGLVGKDIALFVPHQANKRIIDACVKRTDIPQDRVIVNIDRYANTSAATIPIGLSEAVEQGRLNRGDNVLLASAGAGYTWGSTLLTWAY; from the coding sequence ATGAAAAAACCATTTACAGCCACCATTAGCGGGGTGGGGCACTACGTACCGGAACAAAAGCTGACCAATGCCGATCTCGAAAAAATGGTCGATACATCCGACGAGTGGATCACTTCCCGCACAGGCATCAGAGAACGCCGCATCCTCGACGAGGGGTTGGGCACATCCTTTATGGCTCTAAAATCTCTGGAATCCATTCTGCACAACAAAGGACTCGATGCCAGAGATATCGACCTGATCATCGTCGCGACCATCACCCCCGACATGGTATTTCCGTCAGCAGCCTGTCTGGTACAGGACCAAATTGGTGCCACAAATGCCTGGGCTTTCGATCTATCGGCAGCCTGTAGCGGTTTTCTATATGCACTAATGGTGGGAGGGCAATTTATTGAAACGGGTGCACACAAACGCGTGGTCGTCATTGGAGCCGACAAAATGAGCAGCATCACAGACTATGCCGATCGCGAAACCTGTGTGCTCTTTGGCGATGGCGCAGGCGCGGTTTTGCTCGAACCCGGCGAACCAGATTTGGGGCTTAAAGACTTTATCCTCTATTCTGATGGCAGCGGCGTAAAATATCTGCGACAACCCGCTGGCGGTAGCCTGCTTCCGGCCTCTCGTGAAACCGTGAAAAAGAAAATGCACTATATTTATCAAGACGGTCGCGAAGTTTTCAAATTTGCAGTTCCCAAAATGGCCGAAGTTTCCGCTCAAATTCTCGAACGCAACGGCCTTGTTGGCAAAGACATCGCGCTTTTTGTGCCACATCAGGCCAACAAGCGCATTATCGACGCATGCGTCAAACGCACAGATATACCCCAAGATCGCGTTATAGTCAATATCGACCGCTATGCCAACACCTCGGCTGCCACCATTCCCATTGGCCTATCTGAAGCAGTCGAACAGGGCCGTCTCAATCGCGGTGACAATGTGCTGCTCGCCAGTGCCGGTGCGGGATATACCTGGGGCAGCACCCTGCTAACCTGGGCTTATTAA
- the fabD gene encoding ACP S-malonyltransferase: protein MKKKAFLFPGQGSQFVGMGHDLYRTAPEAHKIFDLADDVLDIDIKSFCFNGPAESLKQTAVTQPAIFAHSIAALEVLKSRGLHPDLVAGHSVGELAALVAAGVMRVEDGFRVVSVRGHAMQVAGKIRPGTMAAVLGLDDDVMIRLCDDLSSSGHVTTANFNCPGQVVLSGEENTVGKALEKAKALGARRAVLLPVGGAFHSALMQPAVTALTDILDDVPFAQAQIPVIPNVTAEPTRDPALLKDLLIEQVISPVRWTEAMQRLIAEGMTEALEVGPGNVLKGLLRRINRNIPVHQAGTLEAIEQLVTTP, encoded by the coding sequence ATGAAAAAAAAAGCTTTCCTATTTCCAGGGCAAGGCTCCCAATTTGTCGGCATGGGACACGACCTGTACAGGACCGCACCAGAAGCACACAAAATTTTTGATCTTGCCGACGACGTGCTCGACATAGACATCAAATCATTCTGCTTCAACGGTCCTGCCGAGTCACTCAAACAAACCGCAGTCACACAACCGGCAATTTTTGCCCATAGCATTGCCGCTCTTGAAGTACTTAAAAGCCGGGGATTGCACCCCGACCTCGTGGCTGGACACAGTGTTGGGGAACTCGCCGCTCTCGTGGCGGCAGGTGTCATGCGCGTCGAAGACGGCTTTCGGGTCGTCAGTGTTCGCGGACATGCCATGCAAGTCGCCGGAAAAATTCGGCCAGGCACCATGGCTGCAGTACTCGGTCTCGACGACGATGTAATGATTCGGCTTTGCGATGATCTCAGTTCTTCGGGCCATGTTACAACAGCCAATTTCAATTGCCCGGGACAAGTAGTCCTATCTGGCGAGGAAAACACCGTTGGCAAAGCACTCGAAAAAGCCAAAGCATTGGGAGCCAGACGCGCCGTGCTCTTGCCCGTAGGCGGCGCATTTCACTCAGCCCTGATGCAGCCAGCCGTAACAGCACTGACCGATATACTCGACGATGTGCCATTTGCTCAGGCACAAATTCCCGTGATTCCCAATGTCACGGCTGAACCCACACGCGATCCGGCTCTGCTCAAAGATCTTTTGATTGAGCAAGTTATTTCGCCGGTTCGCTGGACCGAAGCCATGCAACGGCTCATCGCAGAAGGCATGACCGAGGCCCTCGAAGTGGGGCCAGGCAATGTGCTCAAAGGTCTCCTGCGCCGAATTAACCGAAATATTCCAGTCCACCAGGCCGGCACATTAGAAGCTATTGAACAACTGGTAACTACCCCATGA
- a CDS encoding biotin/lipoate A/B protein ligase family protein, producing MAVDEALVRSIATGAQPAFRVYGWQPPAVSFGYAQRISREVDAQKVRERGIDIVRRPTGGRAVLHWNELTYSVICPADNPVMGGNINEAYRKISEGLLAGIRALGVDATFESRRQTQPSPHGKELTAPCFTSTAQYEVTFKGRKLIGSAQQRIGTMLLQHGSLLLGPEHKQIADLLPGDKPGLQKRFARELDRHTTSLSEALAYPINFDTATTAIRQGIQNTFNIQLVEAALSETEIAETQRLIAEKYATHEWNDKY from the coding sequence ATGGCAGTAGATGAAGCCCTCGTGCGCTCAATAGCAACAGGTGCTCAGCCTGCATTTCGCGTTTACGGGTGGCAACCGCCCGCGGTCTCCTTTGGGTATGCACAGCGCATCAGCCGCGAAGTCGATGCCCAAAAAGTACGCGAGCGCGGCATCGACATTGTCCGCCGTCCCACCGGTGGTCGCGCTGTCTTGCACTGGAACGAACTGACCTACAGCGTTATCTGCCCTGCCGACAATCCCGTCATGGGGGGCAATATCAACGAAGCCTATCGCAAAATCAGCGAGGGGCTCCTCGCGGGTATTCGTGCGCTCGGCGTCGATGCGACCTTTGAATCCCGCCGCCAAACACAGCCCTCACCACATGGCAAAGAACTCACTGCGCCCTGTTTTACCAGCACGGCGCAATACGAAGTCACATTCAAGGGGCGCAAACTCATCGGTAGCGCGCAACAGCGCATCGGCACAATGCTCTTGCAGCATGGGTCTCTCCTGCTCGGCCCAGAACACAAACAAATCGCCGATCTTCTGCCCGGCGACAAACCGGGCTTGCAAAAGCGTTTTGCACGCGAACTAGACCGCCACACCACCTCGCTCTCGGAAGCCCTCGCATACCCCATCAATTTCGACACGGCGACCACAGCCATCCGGCAAGGCATTCAAAACACCTTTAACATTCAACTTGTCGAAGCCGCTCTCAGCGAAACCGAAATTGCCGAAACCCAGCGCCTCATCGCCGAAAAATACGCAACCCATGAATGGAATGACAAGTATTGA
- the rpmF gene encoding 50S ribosomal protein L32, giving the protein MANPKRRSSNSRTGKRRANWKLRQPTFNECPNCGQQKIPHRVCGNCGYYNGREVIETDGF; this is encoded by the coding sequence ATGGCCAACCCCAAACGACGAAGTTCAAATTCTCGCACAGGCAAACGCCGTGCCAATTGGAAGCTGCGTCAACCCACCTTTAACGAGTGCCCCAACTGCGGGCAACAAAAAATACCCCATCGGGTCTGTGGAAATTGCGGTTATTACAATGGGCGCGAAGTAATTGAAACCGACGGCTTTTAG
- the fabG gene encoding 3-oxoacyl-[acyl-carrier-protein] reductase, with amino-acid sequence MNRLTGKIALVTGGSRGIGEAIALRLAREGANIAVCASQSTEAAEAVAEKIRAQGREALVQQTDVSNAESVESLVETVLDTWGKIDVLVNNAGIARDNLLMRMKEDEWDAVLDVNLKGAYHCIKAVTRPMMRARAGRIINVSSVVGLTGNAGQINYAASKSGLIGLTKSVARELASRNITANAIAPGFIPTDMTAKLNAKIQEQLIAQIPMGKLGSPEDVAAAAAFLASDDASYITGQVLVVDGGMVM; translated from the coding sequence ATGAACCGACTCACAGGTAAAATAGCCCTTGTAACGGGCGGATCCCGCGGCATTGGCGAGGCCATTGCCCTGCGCCTTGCGCGCGAAGGGGCCAACATCGCCGTATGTGCCAGCCAAAGCACAGAAGCTGCAGAAGCAGTGGCCGAAAAAATTCGCGCACAAGGCCGTGAAGCCCTTGTACAACAGACCGATGTCTCCAATGCCGAATCTGTTGAATCCCTTGTCGAAACCGTCCTCGATACCTGGGGCAAAATCGATGTGCTCGTCAACAATGCGGGTATCGCCCGCGACAATTTGTTGATGCGTATGAAAGAAGACGAGTGGGATGCAGTTCTTGACGTCAACCTCAAAGGTGCGTACCATTGTATCAAAGCCGTCACCCGTCCCATGATGAGAGCGCGAGCCGGTCGCATCATCAATGTCTCATCGGTCGTGGGTCTCACGGGCAATGCAGGGCAGATCAATTACGCCGCATCCAAATCGGGTCTTATTGGCCTGACCAAATCCGTAGCCAGGGAATTGGCCAGCCGCAATATTACGGCCAATGCCATTGCGCCTGGTTTTATTCCAACGGACATGACCGCAAAACTCAACGCCAAAATACAAGAACAGTTGATCGCACAGATTCCGATGGGCAAACTCGGCAGCCCCGAAGATGTCGCTGCTGCCGCGGCCTTTCTCGCCTCTGACGACGCATCCTATATTACCGGACAGGTTCTCGTTGTCGATGGCGGAATGGTGATGTAA
- a CDS encoding DUF177 domain-containing protein, giving the protein MKIDLRDIREGETEFVFEETPADLHITEEDTQFAGAIITRLIVYKYGDSLSAKGQTTCLVRPECARCLEPIEFPIDISYTFVFQKGRPDQMDDDDDETLIWLNEEPGEIDLGNDVKDYILLELPMIPTCAASLSGPCERYAQDPHELLEYEREKSPDPRWDALRALKESEQ; this is encoded by the coding sequence ATGAAAATTGACCTGAGAGATATACGGGAAGGCGAGACCGAATTTGTGTTTGAAGAAACGCCAGCCGACCTGCACATTACAGAAGAAGACACCCAATTTGCAGGTGCCATAATCACCCGTCTCATCGTGTACAAATACGGCGACTCGCTCTCGGCAAAAGGGCAAACCACCTGTCTGGTGCGCCCCGAATGCGCGCGGTGCCTAGAACCCATCGAATTTCCCATCGACATCTCATACACATTCGTCTTTCAAAAAGGTCGTCCCGACCAGATGGACGATGACGATGACGAAACGCTCATCTGGCTCAATGAAGAACCCGGCGAAATAGACCTTGGCAATGACGTAAAAGATTACATCTTGCTCGAACTACCCATGATACCAACCTGCGCGGCATCGCTTTCTGGCCCTTGTGAACGCTATGCGCAAGACCCGCACGAATTGCTGGAATACGAGCGTGAAAAGAGCCCTGACCCGCGTTGGGATGCTCTCCGCGCACTCAAAGAGAGCGAACAGTAA
- the ndk gene encoding nucleoside-diphosphate kinase, with the protein MERTLLIVKPDAVAQNVIGEIIRRLEEKKFSIVNLEMVRLTRQQAAEFYAVHSQRPFYNDLLDFMTSGPCVPMALERDNAVAFLREAIGSTNPEEAAEGTIRKDFATDIQNNAVHASDSLENAAKEVAFFFG; encoded by the coding sequence ATGGAACGCACCCTGCTCATCGTCAAACCCGATGCTGTTGCACAAAATGTAATCGGTGAAATCATTCGCCGTCTCGAAGAAAAAAAATTTAGCATTGTAAATCTGGAAATGGTTCGCCTCACGCGCCAACAGGCCGCCGAGTTTTATGCAGTACATAGCCAGCGGCCTTTTTACAACGACCTGCTCGATTTTATGACCTCTGGCCCCTGTGTGCCCATGGCACTCGAGCGAGACAACGCCGTTGCATTTTTGCGCGAAGCCATTGGCAGTACCAATCCCGAAGAAGCCGCAGAAGGCACCATTCGCAAAGACTTTGCAACCGATATTCAAAACAATGCCGTACACGCCTCAGACTCACTGGAAAACGCGGCTAAAGAAGTGGCTTTCTTTTTTGGCTAA